A genomic segment from Amycolatopsis camponoti encodes:
- a CDS encoding amidohydrolase family protein, which produces MERVEANRRDFLRWLAVAGAGLAAAGIAPASFAQEAAAAGSDVVVVLGATVVDGTDAPPLPDAAVVLVGDRIAWAGPAAHLPPHAGVRVVDGRGRYLVPGLWDLHTHGLDYETIFPPLYLANGVTGIREMWGYAENRAARDKIVRGELAGPRVVMGSSIVDGPVSMLGPPVTQVTTAAQGRAAVRTAEAEGADFVKVYSYLGAEAFAGVAAECRRAGLPFAGHWPYRVPQPAASEAGQSSFEHLFGVPAYTSAHRDEILATLAATPFDPANPRSFFAMARDLDRRATLTYSPWRAREFFGGLVRDGTRLTPTLVVNKVMCSPADAFAHDRRLKYVPGAVRDTWAAQLQTRTPVTPAEITQQDAYFRAQVELVGAAHRAGIGLLAGTDCLNPYVFPGFSLHDELAHLVDAGLSPHRALQVATRDAAAFVGRGATAGTITPGKVADLVLLDANPLADIRAVRRIDTVVAAGRVYDRAALDRMLAGVEAAAGAGANARSTRLPVHSCC; this is translated from the coding sequence GTGGAGCGGGTCGAGGCGAACCGGCGTGACTTCCTCCGGTGGCTGGCGGTCGCCGGTGCGGGACTCGCCGCCGCGGGGATCGCGCCCGCCTCGTTCGCCCAGGAGGCCGCCGCGGCCGGCTCGGACGTCGTCGTCGTGCTCGGGGCCACCGTCGTCGACGGCACCGACGCCCCACCCCTCCCGGACGCGGCGGTGGTGCTGGTCGGCGACCGGATCGCCTGGGCCGGTCCCGCCGCGCACCTCCCGCCGCACGCCGGCGTCCGGGTCGTCGACGGCCGCGGCCGGTACCTGGTGCCCGGGCTCTGGGACCTGCACACGCACGGCCTCGACTACGAGACGATCTTCCCGCCGCTGTACCTGGCCAACGGTGTCACCGGGATCCGCGAGATGTGGGGCTACGCCGAAAACCGCGCGGCGCGCGACAAGATCGTCCGCGGCGAGCTGGCCGGCCCCCGGGTCGTCATGGGCAGCTCGATCGTCGACGGCCCGGTGTCCATGCTCGGGCCACCCGTGACGCAGGTGACGACGGCCGCCCAGGGCCGCGCGGCCGTCCGGACCGCGGAGGCCGAGGGCGCGGACTTCGTGAAGGTGTACTCGTACCTGGGCGCGGAGGCGTTCGCCGGGGTCGCCGCCGAGTGCCGCCGCGCCGGGCTGCCGTTCGCCGGGCACTGGCCGTACCGGGTCCCGCAACCGGCGGCGAGCGAGGCCGGGCAGAGCAGCTTCGAGCACCTCTTCGGCGTCCCCGCGTACACGTCGGCGCACCGCGACGAGATCCTCGCGACGCTCGCCGCGACGCCGTTCGACCCGGCGAACCCGCGCTCGTTCTTCGCCATGGCCCGCGACCTGGACCGGCGGGCGACGCTGACGTACAGCCCATGGCGGGCCCGGGAGTTCTTCGGCGGGCTCGTCCGCGACGGCACCCGGCTGACCCCGACGCTGGTCGTGAACAAGGTGATGTGCTCGCCCGCGGACGCGTTCGCGCACGACCGGCGGCTGAAGTACGTGCCCGGGGCGGTGCGGGACACCTGGGCCGCGCAGCTGCAGACCCGGACGCCGGTCACGCCGGCGGAGATCACGCAGCAGGACGCCTACTTCCGCGCGCAGGTGGAGCTGGTCGGCGCGGCGCACCGGGCGGGTATCGGCCTCCTCGCCGGCACGGACTGCCTGAACCCGTACGTCTTCCCCGGCTTCAGCCTGCACGACGAGCTGGCTCACCTGGTCGACGCGGGGTTGTCGCCCCACCGGGCGCTGCAGGTGGCGACGCGCGACGCGGCGGCGTTCGTCGGCCGCGGCGCGACGGCGGGCACGATCACGCCGGGCAAGGTGGCCGACCTGGTGCTCCTCGACGCGAACCCGCTGGCCGACATCCGCGCGGTCCGCCGGATCGACACGGTGGTCGCGGCGGGGCGCGTGTACGACCGCGCGGCGCTCGACCGGATGCTGGCCGGCGTCGAAGCGGCGGCCGGTGCGGGCGCGAACGCCAGGTCAACGCGGTTGCCGGTGCACAGCTGCTGCTGA
- a CDS encoding glycosyltransferase 87 family protein: MTGRKLAWALAALEVVAVVLVLVLKRFDGLDLEVYLGGAKALAEQGSPYDAWVPTTHQILLPFTYTPFAAAAFWPGTLLPFAVTMKLVSIASIVATGVVAYLYVATLNGSLTDATKVNGRAVAALVAIGAQLAGALLEPVRSTLGFGQINALLMVLVVLDVLLPGDRRRTKGLLIGVAAAIKLTPAVFVVYFLVRRDFRSAARVVAGFVAAGALLWLIRPSASFTYWTKLVFDAGRIGGVDYVGNQSLHGLTVRAGWPEFAWVLAALVVIALVAVIVARAEPVLGLTACALGGLLVSPISWTHHWTWCVPILVLAGWYAWRFGRAIRWTAAAVVVAGLALFIVGPMWFAPRPAPSAGWWLATESYELFGLALLVLAAFGARRLSAEKGTSATEAAKVPSKEPQVS; this comes from the coding sequence TTGACTGGGCGGAAGCTGGCGTGGGCGCTCGCGGCGCTCGAAGTCGTCGCCGTTGTGCTCGTGCTCGTCCTCAAGCGGTTCGACGGCCTGGACCTGGAGGTCTACCTCGGCGGGGCGAAGGCGCTGGCCGAGCAGGGCTCGCCGTACGACGCCTGGGTGCCGACCACGCACCAGATCCTGCTGCCGTTCACCTACACGCCGTTCGCCGCGGCCGCGTTCTGGCCCGGCACGCTGCTGCCCTTCGCCGTCACGATGAAGCTGGTCAGCATCGCGTCGATCGTCGCGACCGGCGTCGTCGCCTACCTCTACGTCGCGACGCTCAACGGCTCGCTCACCGACGCCACCAAGGTCAACGGCCGGGCGGTCGCCGCCCTGGTCGCGATCGGCGCGCAGCTCGCCGGGGCCCTGCTCGAGCCGGTCCGTTCGACGCTCGGCTTCGGCCAGATCAACGCGCTGCTCATGGTCCTGGTCGTCCTCGACGTCCTGCTCCCCGGCGACCGCCGGCGGACGAAGGGCCTGCTCATCGGCGTGGCCGCGGCGATCAAGCTGACGCCGGCCGTCTTCGTCGTCTACTTCCTGGTCCGCCGCGACTTCCGCTCGGCCGCGCGCGTGGTCGCCGGATTCGTCGCGGCGGGGGCGCTGCTGTGGCTGATCCGGCCGTCGGCGTCCTTCACCTACTGGACGAAGCTCGTCTTCGACGCGGGCCGCATCGGCGGGGTCGACTACGTCGGCAACCAGTCGCTGCACGGTCTGACCGTGCGCGCGGGCTGGCCGGAGTTCGCCTGGGTGCTGGCCGCGCTGGTGGTGATCGCCCTGGTCGCGGTGATCGTCGCGCGCGCCGAACCGGTGCTCGGGCTGACTGCCTGTGCGCTCGGCGGCCTGCTCGTGTCGCCGATCTCGTGGACCCACCACTGGACGTGGTGCGTGCCGATCCTCGTCCTCGCCGGGTGGTACGCGTGGCGCTTCGGCCGGGCGATCCGGTGGACGGCGGCCGCGGTCGTCGTGGCCGGGCTGGCGCTGTTCATCGTCGGCCCGATGTGGTTCGCCCCGCGCCCGGCGCCGTCGGCGGGCTGGTGGCTGGCGACGGAGTCCTACGAGCTGTTCGGCCTCGCGCTGCTGGTCCTGGCCGCGTTCGGCGCCCGCCGCCTGAGCGCGGAAAAGGGGACCTCCGCCACCGAAGCGGCGAAGGTCCCCTCGAAGGAACCTCAGGTCAGCTGA